The Deltaproteobacteria bacterium genome has a segment encoding these proteins:
- a CDS encoding cytochrome D1, producing the protein MKRDNRRTGMLLALAISIPLLFVCSPFPAGSADSAAPASSQAIPGTDNVAREGVRVEFSYSPAGKRDGGVIEGEFAELRFRVTEEAKGKPVRSLRPGAWMDISRPMDARPGQDRPDCRKKVGLYLQGIVGIRPMVDLNGYYIVVLNQEPNLYVIDPFVGMAGKTNLLTTVRLREPGTDWVKSADEKRLYVTLNRAGKVAVVDAEAFKIVSEVDAGKSPVRPALQPDGQLLWVGNDAPEGVEGGVTLIDTASLSKVAEIPTGKGHHELAFTDDSRYAYVSNRGSGTVSVIDVRERKKVRDVPVGPQPISLSYSSTARALYAADGQEGTVSVVDGKSHEVTARIQAKPGLGPMRFTPDGRWGLILNSRENAVHIVDASNNRVAHTVAVGETPYQIALTRGFAHVRCLGTERVFMVNLDLLGKDSPPPVQSYGAGSEAPKDAPGLGIANGIVGVTGQSEVLIVNPASNTIFFYMDGMNFTSGSFPGYRQHPRGVETINRSVVETEPGVYTARARVPVAGEYDVALFMDSPRFVQCFTLSAGLNPDLRKGPAYEVEYLREDGGAALEEEYRFRFRLKDSLTGWPVKGVADARLLYYLSPGRYRSEVPAPEVEEGVYEGTLRFREPGAYHVHVGVPSRNIGYRTFIHRSLLVKSNRSK; encoded by the coding sequence GTGAAACGGGATAACCGCCGCACCGGGATGCTCCTCGCACTGGCGATTTCGATCCCGCTCCTGTTCGTGTGCTCCCCGTTTCCCGCCGGGTCGGCCGATTCTGCCGCCCCGGCGTCGTCGCAGGCCATTCCCGGCACCGACAACGTCGCGCGGGAGGGGGTCCGGGTGGAGTTCTCCTACTCCCCCGCGGGGAAGCGCGACGGCGGGGTGATCGAGGGGGAGTTCGCCGAACTCCGGTTCCGGGTGACCGAGGAGGCGAAGGGGAAACCGGTCCGCTCCCTGCGGCCCGGGGCATGGATGGATATCAGCCGCCCCATGGACGCGAGGCCGGGGCAGGACCGTCCCGATTGCCGGAAAAAGGTGGGCCTGTACCTGCAGGGGATCGTCGGAATCCGGCCGATGGTCGACCTGAACGGCTACTACATCGTGGTGCTGAACCAGGAGCCGAACCTCTACGTGATCGACCCGTTCGTCGGCATGGCCGGGAAGACGAACCTGCTGACCACCGTGCGCCTTCGGGAGCCCGGGACGGATTGGGTGAAATCCGCGGACGAGAAGCGGCTCTACGTGACCCTCAATCGCGCCGGCAAGGTGGCCGTCGTCGACGCCGAGGCGTTCAAGATCGTATCGGAGGTCGACGCCGGGAAGAGCCCTGTGCGGCCCGCGCTCCAGCCCGACGGCCAGCTCCTGTGGGTCGGCAACGACGCTCCGGAAGGGGTGGAGGGCGGAGTGACGCTGATCGACACCGCGTCCCTTTCGAAGGTCGCGGAGATCCCGACGGGAAAGGGGCACCACGAGCTCGCCTTCACCGACGACAGCCGCTACGCCTACGTATCGAACCGGGGGAGCGGCACGGTGTCGGTGATCGACGTCCGGGAGCGGAAAAAGGTCCGGGACGTGCCCGTCGGCCCACAGCCGATCTCGCTTTCGTACTCTTCCACCGCCCGTGCGCTCTACGCGGCGGACGGGCAGGAGGGGACGGTCTCCGTCGTGGACGGGAAGAGCCACGAGGTGACGGCCAGGATCCAGGCGAAGCCCGGGCTGGGGCCGATGCGGTTCACGCCGGACGGCCGGTGGGGGCTGATCCTGAACTCGCGGGAGAACGCCGTCCACATCGTCGACGCGTCGAACAACCGGGTGGCGCACACCGTGGCCGTGGGGGAGACCCCGTACCAGATCGCGCTCACCCGCGGTTTCGCCCACGTGCGCTGCCTCGGCACGGAGCGGGTCTTCATGGTCAACCTGGACCTGCTGGGGAAGGACTCCCCGCCGCCGGTTCAGAGCTACGGAGCGGGATCGGAGGCGCCGAAGGACGCGCCGGGGCTCGGGATCGCGAACGGGATCGTCGGCGTGACCGGCCAGTCCGAGGTCCTGATCGTGAACCCGGCGAGCAACACGATCTTCTTCTACATGGACGGGATGAATTTCACCTCGGGGAGCTTCCCCGGGTACCGGCAGCATCCCCGCGGCGTGGAAACGATCAACCGGAGCGTGGTGGAAACGGAGCCCGGCGTCTACACCGCGAGGGCCCGGGTCCCCGTGGCGGGAGAGTACGACGTGGCGCTGTTCATGGACTCCCCGAGGTTCGTGCAATGCTTCACCCTTTCGGCGGGTTTGAACCCGGATCTCCGGAAGGGTCCCGCGTACGAGGTGGAATACCTCCGGGAGGACGGCGGCGCCGCCCTGGAAGAGGAGTACCGGTTCCGGTTCCGCCTGAAGGATTCCCTGACCGGGTGGCCGGTGAAGGGGGTTGCGGACGCCCGGCTGCTGTACTACCTCTCCCCGGGGAGATACCGGTCCGAGGTTCCCGCCCCGGAGGTGGAGGAGGGGGTCTACGAGGGCACTCTCCGGTTCCGGGAGCCCGGCGCGTACCACGTCCACGTCGGCGTGCCGTCGCGGAACATCGGGTACCGGACCTTCATCCACCGCTCCCTGCTGGTGAAGTCGAACAGATCGAAGTGA
- a CDS encoding ABC transporter substrate-binding protein has protein sequence MTVRRPLSAAVALCLLSVAVAASAEGLTEAQRRGKRIYMEGKGRGRIAAFLAGAGISAPGKGFPCVNCHLAGGEGQREGGVRSADITWFHLTKEYSGRRATGRAHPAYTEETVRAAITKGVDPAGNALDPAHPRYTISREDLEDLVAYLRAMDREPVPGVTDNEVRVGVLLPERGPVAEAGTEVRALLAGCFAEVNGRGGIFGRSLVLVPVPYDPAAEGSALAAAKRVVGGESVFCFLANVGVAPGSPAALYLADERVPVIVPLLSPSEGGYRADRYTFHVFAGIREQARVLVDFLAERSKGAVAKAGILRSGDRSGEGGAEGVREQAEKNGLAVSAEVTFEPGKLDAAEAVARLRESGAGAVFYFGGPSEALSFAAESARLGWEPWFLAPAPMIGSALQSSAPARFLDTVYLASPLTVPEPERMAEFLRIGKRYGSGERHRTFQFLAYAGSLLLEEGLRRAGKGVTRESFVAGIGNVWRLETGVTPPLTYTANQRVGALGAVVMKVDPGSRRLVPMTKWREPR, from the coding sequence GTGACCGTGCGCCGGCCCCTTTCCGCCGCCGTGGCCCTCTGCCTTCTCTCCGTCGCCGTCGCGGCGTCGGCGGAGGGTCTGACCGAGGCGCAGCGGAGGGGGAAGCGGATCTACATGGAGGGGAAGGGCCGGGGGAGGATCGCCGCCTTCCTCGCCGGGGCGGGGATCAGCGCCCCCGGCAAGGGATTCCCGTGCGTCAACTGCCACCTCGCGGGCGGGGAGGGCCAGCGGGAGGGCGGCGTCCGGTCGGCCGACATCACGTGGTTCCACCTCACCAAGGAGTATTCCGGCCGGCGCGCGACGGGCAGGGCACACCCCGCGTACACCGAGGAAACGGTCCGGGCGGCGATCACCAAGGGGGTCGATCCCGCCGGCAACGCGCTGGATCCCGCCCACCCGCGGTACACGATCTCCCGGGAAGACCTCGAAGACCTCGTGGCGTACCTCCGGGCGATGGACCGGGAGCCGGTTCCCGGCGTGACGGACAACGAGGTCCGCGTGGGGGTGCTCCTTCCGGAGCGGGGGCCCGTCGCGGAGGCGGGGACCGAGGTCCGCGCGCTCCTTGCCGGCTGCTTCGCGGAGGTGAACGGACGCGGAGGGATCTTCGGGCGGTCCCTCGTGCTGGTTCCCGTGCCGTACGACCCCGCCGCGGAAGGGTCCGCCCTCGCCGCGGCGAAACGGGTGGTCGGCGGGGAGTCCGTGTTCTGTTTCCTCGCCAACGTCGGCGTCGCGCCGGGGAGCCCGGCCGCCCTGTACCTCGCGGACGAGAGGGTGCCCGTGATCGTGCCGCTCCTGTCCCCGTCCGAGGGCGGCTACCGGGCGGACCGGTACACGTTCCACGTGTTCGCCGGCATCCGGGAGCAGGCGCGCGTGCTGGTCGATTTCCTCGCGGAGCGCTCGAAGGGGGCGGTCGCGAAGGCGGGAATCCTCCGCTCCGGGGACCGTTCCGGGGAGGGGGGCGCCGAAGGGGTCCGGGAGCAGGCGGAGAAGAACGGCCTCGCCGTGTCCGCGGAAGTGACGTTCGAGCCGGGGAAGCTGGACGCGGCGGAAGCGGTTGCGCGATTGCGGGAGTCCGGGGCGGGCGCCGTCTTCTACTTCGGGGGCCCCTCGGAAGCGCTCTCCTTCGCCGCCGAGTCGGCGCGGCTGGGATGGGAGCCGTGGTTCCTCGCGCCGGCGCCGATGATCGGGAGCGCCCTGCAGTCGTCGGCTCCCGCGCGCTTCCTCGATACCGTGTACCTCGCATCGCCGCTTACCGTCCCGGAGCCGGAGCGGATGGCGGAATTTCTTCGGATCGGAAAACGGTACGGCTCGGGGGAACGGCACCGGACGTTCCAGTTCCTCGCCTACGCCGGGTCGCTCCTGCTGGAGGAAGGGCTCCGGCGGGCGGGGAAAGGGGTGACCCGCGAGAGTTTCGTCGCGGGCATCGGGAACGTGTGGAGGCTCGAGACGGGTGTGACGCCGCCGCTGACGTACACGGCGAACCAGCGGGTCGGCGCCCTCGGGGCCGTCGTCATGAAGGTGGATCCCGGCAGCCGGCGGCTCGTGCCCATGACGAAGTGGCGGGAGCCCAGGTAG
- a CDS encoding SCO family protein, with protein sequence MGMPRTWKVPALACAASVLVACLPPPAFPDAGGKAGGEEKVESRPVQVKLVDRTLLTQDGKPVRFRTDVVGDRIVVIDTFFTTCGLICPILGAILMELQEKVGDRLGGEVALVSISVDPGTDIPPRLKAYAEQWEARPGWIFLTGGKPDVDQVLSGLGLYAANFAEHPSTFLVGDGKTGEWTRFYGFATPEQLMEKVTELTGKRKAGGKAS encoded by the coding sequence ATGGGGATGCCCCGGACGTGGAAGGTACCGGCGCTGGCCTGTGCCGCATCGGTCCTCGTGGCCTGCCTGCCGCCGCCGGCGTTTCCGGATGCCGGCGGGAAGGCGGGCGGGGAGGAGAAGGTCGAATCGCGGCCCGTGCAGGTGAAGCTGGTCGACCGGACGCTGCTTACCCAGGACGGGAAGCCGGTGCGGTTCCGGACCGACGTGGTCGGCGACCGGATCGTGGTGATCGACACCTTCTTCACCACCTGCGGCCTCATCTGCCCCATCCTGGGCGCCATCCTGATGGAGCTGCAGGAGAAGGTCGGCGACCGTCTCGGCGGAGAAGTGGCGCTGGTCTCGATCTCCGTGGACCCGGGGACCGACATCCCTCCCCGGCTGAAGGCGTACGCGGAACAGTGGGAAGCCCGCCCGGGGTGGATCTTCCTTACGGGGGGGAAGCCGGACGTGGACCAGGTGCTGTCCGGGCTGGGGCTCTACGCGGCGAATTTCGCGGAACACCCCTCGACGTTCCTCGTGGGGGACGGGAAAACGGGCGAGTGGACCCGCTTCTACGGTTTCGCCACCCCGGAGCAGTTGATGGAAAAGGTCACGGAGCTGACCGGAAAACGGAAGGCGGGAGGGAAGGCGTCATGA